DNA from Christensenella timonensis:
CCCGCCCGTAATCACGAGGTCGATATCGACGCCGCTCTCGCGCAGGAATTTCTTGGCGCGGTAAAGCGCGTATACCGTCGGGACGCTGCTCGCATCCTTCAAAAACTTCGGCGAGCTTCCCGTGGCGCCGCCGCGCCCATCCACCGTCACAAAATCCGGCTTTGACGGGAGCAGGAAAGCAAGGTCTTTTTCGATGTGCCCCGCGGCGATCTTAACGCCGACCGGCCGTCCTTCGCTCCGTTCGCGCAGCTCGTGCACCAGCTCCTTTAAGTCGTCCGGCGTATTGATGCATGTAAAACGGGAAGGGCTCAGGATATCCTCGCCCACCGGCTTATTGCGTATCTTTGCGATCTCCGGCCCGACCTTTTCCCCGGGCAGGTGTCCGCCCATGCCGGGCTTTGTCCCCTGGCCGATCTTGATTTCGATCGCGTCGGCTTTTTTCAGGTTTTCGTCCGTGACGCTGTATAGATTGGGCACATATTCAAAGATATAGCGGTATGCTTCCTTCCGCTCCTCCGGCAATATCCCGCCTTCGCCGCTGCAGATCGCCGTTTTTGCCATCGCGCTGCCTTTGGAAAGCGCGATCTTCGTTTCCTTGGAAAGCGCGCCAAAGCTCATGTGCGAAACATAAACGGGGCTTTCCAGCTCCATCGGTTTTTTCGCGTGCTTGCCGATGACCGTTTTTAAACTGACCGGTTCGTCCTCCAAAAGCGGCGGACGCGAAAGCTGTGCGCCCAATACCACGATCTCTTCAAAGCCCGGTACCGTCATCTGCGTATTCATCGGCTCCGTTACCGACTTTCCCGTTTCCGCAAGGGTATGGATCTCGTCAAGCAGCCCGCCGTCGTGGTGCACCAGCTCCTCCGGCCAGGCGAGCGGGTTTGCTTCCTTCCGGGAAACCGGCGCTTGTTTTACCGCCTGTCTGTCCTGCGGCGTTTCCTCCCCCTTGTACATGGATTTCGGCCCCATACAGACCGGACACTCCCAATCGTCCGGAAGGTCTGCGAACAATACGCCTTCCGCTTCCTCGTCGTAGGTATTGCCGCACAGCGCGCATACATACTGCGCCATTTTCCCTCACCCCGCTTTCCCTAAAATGCGATCAATAATTTTCCGCTTTGATCTGGAAATATGCCTGCGGATGTGCACATACCGGGCAGATCTGCGGCGCTTTTTTCCCAATCACAACATGTCCGCAGTTCGCGCACTGCCAGATCATATCCCCGTCGCGCGAGAACACAACGCCGTTTTCCACGTTCTCCAAAAGCTTGCGGTATCTTTCTTCATGCTTTTTCTCGATCTTCCCAACCAGTTCAAAGAGGAACGCGATCTTGTCAAAGCCTTCTTCCTTCGCTTCCTTGGCAAACGAATCGTACATATCCGTCCATTCGTAATTTTCACCGTCTGCCGCGTCCTTTAAGTTTGTGATGGTATCCGGGATATCGTCCTCATGCAGGAGCTTGAACCAAATCTTCGCGTGCTCTTTTTCATTGAACGCCGTTTCTTCAAAAATATCCGCGATCTGGTTATAGCCTTCTTTCCTTGCCTTGGACGCATAATAAGTGTACTTGTTCCTCGCCTGCGATTCCCCCGCAAAAGCCGCCTGTAAGTTTTTTTCTGTTTTCGTTCCTTTTAAATCTGCCATTTTTACATACCTCTTTTCTTTATTTTGCAATCGGGGCAAACCCCGACAAATACAATCTCATGAC
Protein-coding regions in this window:
- a CDS encoding glutamate synthase-related protein: MAQYVCALCGNTYDEEAEGVLFADLPDDWECPVCMGPKSMYKGEETPQDRQAVKQAPVSRKEANPLAWPEELVHHDGGLLDEIHTLAETGKSVTEPMNTQMTVPGFEEIVVLGAQLSRPPLLEDEPVSLKTVIGKHAKKPMELESPVYVSHMSFGALSKETKIALSKGSAMAKTAICSGEGGILPEERKEAYRYIFEYVPNLYSVTDENLKKADAIEIKIGQGTKPGMGGHLPGEKVGPEIAKIRNKPVGEDILSPSRFTCINTPDDLKELVHELRERSEGRPVGVKIAAGHIEKDLAFLLPSKPDFVTVDGRGGATGSSPKFLKDASSVPTVYALYRAKKFLRESGVDIDLVITGGLRTSRDFVKAIAMGADAVAVASGALIALGCQRYRVCHKGNCPMGIATHDPELRKRLVVDKGAQRVANYLNTSAEELRSFARCMGYCDIHALGTDDIETLSTEISEHTDIRHV
- the rbr gene encoding rubrerythrin, coding for MADLKGTKTEKNLQAAFAGESQARNKYTYYASKARKEGYNQIADIFEETAFNEKEHAKIWFKLLHEDDIPDTITNLKDAADGENYEWTDMYDSFAKEAKEEGFDKIAFLFELVGKIEKKHEERYRKLLENVENGVVFSRDGDMIWQCANCGHVVIGKKAPQICPVCAHPQAYFQIKAENY